Proteins encoded together in one Streptomyces sp. NBC_01216 window:
- a CDS encoding ABC transporter permease: MGRYVARRLLQMIPVFIGTTLLIFFMVYTLPGDPVAGLFGDKGVDPATLAKIKHELGLDQPLLKQYYDYMTGIILHFDFGNQIRNGRPVTDVLGDAFPVTLQLAALAFAFELFFGIALGVIAGLKAGRLADNVILIFTLLIISIPVFVLGFIIKMVFAFQLDWIAPNVSTEQRLSELIAPAIVLGGLSLAYVARLTRTSMAENLRADYMRTAVAKGLPKRRVIGVHLMRNSMIPVVTFLGTDIGALMGGAVVTEGIFNVKGVGGLIYESITRREGTTIVGLVTILVLVYLVTSLLIDLLYAVLDPRIRYA; the protein is encoded by the coding sequence ATGGGGCGCTATGTCGCACGACGACTGCTCCAGATGATCCCGGTCTTCATCGGGACAACCCTGCTGATCTTCTTCATGGTCTACACCCTGCCCGGCGACCCCGTGGCGGGGCTGTTCGGTGACAAGGGCGTGGACCCGGCGACCCTGGCGAAGATCAAGCACGAGCTCGGACTCGACCAGCCGCTGCTCAAGCAGTACTACGACTACATGACCGGCATCATCCTGCACTTCGACTTCGGCAACCAGATCCGCAATGGTCGCCCGGTCACCGACGTGCTGGGCGACGCGTTCCCTGTCACGCTCCAACTCGCGGCACTCGCCTTCGCGTTCGAGCTCTTCTTCGGCATCGCTCTCGGTGTCATCGCCGGCCTGAAGGCCGGTCGCCTGGCCGACAACGTCATCCTGATCTTCACCCTGCTGATCATCTCGATCCCGGTCTTCGTGCTCGGCTTCATCATCAAGATGGTCTTCGCCTTCCAGCTGGACTGGATCGCGCCCAACGTCAGCACCGAGCAGCGGCTGTCCGAGCTGATCGCTCCGGCCATCGTGCTCGGCGGACTCTCGCTCGCGTACGTCGCGCGGCTCACGCGTACGTCCATGGCGGAGAACCTGCGCGCCGACTACATGCGCACGGCCGTCGCCAAGGGCCTGCCGAAGCGCCGTGTCATCGGCGTCCACCTGATGCGCAACTCGATGATCCCCGTCGTCACCTTCCTCGGCACTGACATCGGCGCCCTCATGGGCGGTGCGGTCGTGACCGAAGGCATCTTCAACGTCAAGGGTGTCGGTGGGCTCATCTACGAGTCGATCACCCGGCGTGAGGGTACGACGATCGTCGGCCTCGTCACCATCCTGGTGCTCGTCTACCTCGTCACCAGCCTGCTCATCGACCTGCTGTACGCGGTCCTGGACCCGAGGATCCGTTATGCCTGA
- a CDS encoding peptide ABC transporter substrate-binding protein, with product MRGAKSAKWVVGATIVALAATACGGGKSDGGSDAKGAVDPNGIFSIELGEPEKPLYTGDTMESNGSAVMAGLFSTLVDYKADGSLEMINAESVTTTDSKTWTVKLKQGWKFHDGTPVTAKSYVDAWNWNANIDNAQGLASWFADIKGYDAVHPEEEGAKPTAETMEGLKVVDDSTFTIELKNVVPYFGHKLAYIVFAPLPDSFYKDTKAAGQKPVGNGPYKFESWDHKKQIKIVRYDDYQGPNKAKNGGVVFKNYTTLEAAYEDLKSGNVDVLRQIGPKDLPVYRADLGDRAVDQPYSAIQTLAIAFYADKWSKPKAIDPKVLQGLSMAIDRATITKTVLQGTREPATGWVAKGVQGYQENAAGDVTKFDPAKAKELIQAGGGVPNNEISIQFNADGGHKEWVDAVCNSITNATGVKCVGDSKPDFQADLTARKNKQVKAIYRSGWVLDYPVNANFISDLFRTTAAGNQGGFGNKELDAKIAAADSAPTLDESVKQFQAIEKDLVNYMPSIPLWYYKVNAGYSEKVSGVQYGQDGDPILTGVEVKK from the coding sequence ATGCGCGGTGCCAAGAGCGCCAAGTGGGTAGTGGGCGCGACCATCGTCGCCCTGGCAGCAACCGCCTGTGGCGGGGGTAAGAGCGACGGTGGCAGCGACGCCAAGGGCGCTGTTGACCCGAACGGGATCTTCTCGATCGAGCTCGGTGAGCCGGAGAAGCCCCTGTACACCGGTGACACGATGGAGTCCAACGGCTCCGCGGTCATGGCCGGCCTGTTTTCGACCCTGGTCGACTACAAGGCCGACGGCTCGCTGGAGATGATCAACGCCGAGTCGGTCACCACGACCGACTCCAAGACGTGGACCGTCAAGCTCAAGCAGGGCTGGAAGTTCCACGACGGCACCCCGGTGACCGCGAAGTCCTACGTGGACGCGTGGAACTGGAACGCCAACATCGACAACGCGCAGGGCCTGGCGTCCTGGTTCGCGGACATCAAGGGCTACGACGCCGTCCACCCGGAGGAGGAGGGCGCCAAGCCCACCGCCGAAACGATGGAGGGCCTGAAGGTCGTCGACGACAGCACCTTCACCATCGAGCTGAAGAACGTCGTCCCGTACTTCGGTCACAAGCTGGCGTACATCGTCTTCGCGCCGCTGCCGGACTCCTTCTACAAGGACACCAAGGCCGCGGGTCAGAAGCCGGTCGGCAACGGTCCCTACAAGTTCGAGTCCTGGGACCACAAGAAGCAGATCAAGATCGTCCGCTACGACGACTACCAGGGCCCCAACAAGGCGAAGAACGGCGGTGTGGTCTTCAAGAACTACACCACCCTCGAGGCCGCCTACGAGGACCTGAAGTCCGGCAACGTCGACGTCCTGCGTCAGATCGGCCCGAAGGACCTCCCGGTCTACCGCGCCGACCTCGGTGACCGCGCCGTGGACCAGCCGTACTCGGCGATCCAGACGCTGGCCATCGCGTTCTACGCGGACAAGTGGTCGAAGCCGAAGGCGATCGACCCGAAGGTCCTCCAGGGCCTGTCCATGGCCATCGACCGTGCCACCATCACCAAGACGGTGCTGCAGGGTACCCGCGAGCCCGCCACGGGCTGGGTCGCCAAGGGCGTCCAGGGCTACCAGGAGAACGCGGCCGGCGACGTCACCAAGTTCGACCCCGCCAAGGCCAAGGAGCTCATCCAGGCCGGCGGCGGCGTTCCCAACAATGAGATCTCCATCCAGTTCAACGCGGATGGCGGTCACAAGGAGTGGGTCGACGCGGTCTGCAACAGCATCACGAACGCGACCGGCGTCAAGTGTGTCGGCGACAGCAAGCCGGACTTCCAGGCCGACCTGACTGCTCGTAAGAACAAGCAGGTCAAGGCCATCTACCGGTCCGGCTGGGTGCTCGACTACCCCGTCAACGCCAACTTCATCAGTGACCTGTTCCGCACCACCGCTGCGGGCAACCAGGGTGGCTTCGGCAACAAGGAGCTGGACGCGAAGATCGCGGCCGCCGACTCCGCGCCGACGCTGGACGAGTCGGTGAAGCAGTTCCAGGCCATCGAGAAGGACCTGGTCAACTACATGCCGTCCATCCCGCTCTGGTACTACAAGGTCAACGCGGGCTACTCGGAGAAGGTCTCCGGCGTTCAGTACGGTCAGGACGGCGACCCGATCCTGACCGGCGTCGAGGTCAAGAAGTAA
- the typA gene encoding translational GTPase TypA, with translation MPTRHDIRNVAIVAHVDHGKTTIVDAMLKQAGAFAAHQHLDDRMMDSNDLEREKGITILAKNTAVKYHPKDGGAPITINIIDTPGHADFGGEVERGLSMVDAVVLLVDASEGPLPQTRFVLRKALQARMPVILCINKTDRPDSRIDEVVNETYDLFLDLDADEDQIEFPIVYACGRDGVASLTKPEDGTVPADSDSLEPFFSTILAHVPAPTYEEEAPLQAHVTNLDADNFLGRIALLRVEQGELRKGQTVAWIKRDGTISNVRITELMMTEALTRKPAEVAGPGDICAVAGIPDIMIGETLADPENPIALPLITVDQPAISMTIGTNTSPLVGRGGTGKGADAKAAVKDRKVTARQVKDRLDRELIGNVSLRVLDTERPDAWEVQGRGELALAILVEQMRREGFELTIGKPQVVTKDVDGKVHEPVERLTVDVPEEHMGAVTQLMGIRKGRMDNMSNHGSGWVRMEFVVPSRGLIGFRTEFLTNTRGTGIAHSIHEGHEPWFGALSTRNNGSLVADRAGAVTGFAMTNLQERGVLFVDPGTEVYEGMIVGENSRSDDMDVNITKEKKLTNMRSSSADSFEAIVPPRKLSLEQSLEFCRDDECVEVTPEAVRIRKVVLDQKERGRSASRAKNG, from the coding sequence ATGCCCACGCGCCACGACATCCGTAACGTCGCCATCGTCGCCCACGTCGACCATGGCAAGACGACCATCGTCGACGCCATGCTCAAGCAGGCCGGTGCCTTCGCCGCCCACCAGCACCTCGACGACCGCATGATGGACTCGAACGACCTGGAGCGTGAGAAGGGCATCACGATCCTCGCCAAGAACACGGCGGTGAAGTACCACCCCAAGGACGGCGGGGCCCCGATCACGATCAACATCATCGACACCCCCGGCCACGCCGACTTCGGTGGCGAGGTCGAGCGCGGTCTGTCGATGGTGGACGCGGTCGTCCTGCTCGTCGACGCCTCCGAGGGCCCGCTTCCGCAGACTCGTTTCGTGCTCCGCAAGGCCCTGCAGGCCCGGATGCCCGTCATCCTCTGCATCAACAAGACGGACCGCCCGGACTCCCGGATCGACGAGGTCGTCAACGAGACCTACGACCTCTTCCTCGACCTGGACGCGGACGAGGACCAGATCGAGTTCCCGATCGTCTACGCCTGCGGCCGTGACGGCGTCGCCTCGCTGACCAAGCCGGAGGACGGCACCGTCCCGGCCGACAGCGACAGCCTGGAGCCGTTCTTCTCCACGATCCTGGCGCACGTGCCGGCCCCGACGTACGAGGAGGAGGCGCCGCTCCAGGCCCACGTCACCAACCTCGACGCCGACAACTTCCTCGGACGCATCGCGCTGCTCCGCGTCGAGCAGGGCGAGCTGCGCAAGGGCCAGACGGTCGCGTGGATCAAGCGTGACGGCACGATCTCCAACGTCCGCATCACCGAGCTGATGATGACCGAGGCGCTCACCCGCAAGCCGGCCGAGGTCGCCGGCCCCGGTGACATCTGCGCCGTCGCCGGTATCCCCGACATCATGATCGGCGAGACGCTGGCCGACCCGGAGAACCCGATCGCGCTGCCGCTGATCACGGTCGACCAGCCCGCGATCTCCATGACCATCGGTACGAACACCTCGCCGCTCGTCGGCCGCGGTGGCACCGGCAAGGGCGCGGACGCCAAGGCCGCGGTCAAGGACCGCAAGGTCACCGCCCGCCAGGTGAAGGACCGCCTGGACCGGGAACTGATCGGCAACGTCTCGCTCCGCGTCCTCGACACCGAGCGCCCGGACGCCTGGGAGGTCCAGGGCCGTGGTGAGCTCGCGCTCGCCATCCTGGTCGAGCAGATGCGCCGCGAGGGCTTCGAGCTCACCATCGGCAAGCCGCAGGTCGTGACCAAGGACGTCGACGGCAAGGTGCACGAGCCGGTCGAGCGTCTGACGGTCGACGTGCCGGAGGAGCACATGGGCGCGGTCACGCAGCTCATGGGTATCCGCAAGGGCCGCATGGACAACATGTCGAACCACGGCTCCGGCTGGGTCCGCATGGAGTTCGTCGTTCCGTCCCGTGGCCTGATCGGATTCCGCACGGAGTTCCTGACCAACACCCGCGGCACGGGCATCGCCCACTCGATCCACGAGGGCCACGAGCCGTGGTTCGGCGCGCTGTCGACCCGCAACAACGGTTCGCTGGTCGCCGACCGCGCCGGCGCGGTCACCGGATTCGCGATGACCAACCTCCAGGAGCGCGGTGTGCTCTTCGTCGACCCGGGTACCGAGGTGTACGAGGGCATGATCGTCGGCGAGAACTCGCGCTCCGACGACATGGACGTGAACATCACCAAGGAGAAGAAGCTCACCAACATGCGCTCCTCCTCGGCCGACTCCTTCGAGGCGATCGTGCCGCCGCGCAAGCTCTCCCTGGAGCAGTCCCTGGAGTTCTGCCGCGACGACGAGTGCGTCGAGGTGACCCCGGAGGCCGTGCGCATCCGCAAGGTCGTCCTCGACCAGAAGGAGCGCGGGCGTTCCGCCTCGCGCGCCAAGAACGGCTGA
- a CDS encoding ABC transporter family substrate-binding protein, whose product MSQVGAPRGTCSRSPRSRTLRSVATLSSAVLAVSVLAGCSSDEEAEQAPAAAQDNAPAARDKVADGGTLRWAVDAMPTTLNAFQADADGATSRLAGALLPSLYTLDARGRPRLNPDYLESAKVVETEPKQVVLYKLNQQAVWSDGREIGAPDFVAQWRALSGRDTAYWTARNAGYERIERIERGKNDLEVRVTFAKPYADWKALFTPLYPKQVMGSPNSFNDGARTTLKATAGPFELKKIDGKAGEITLVRSARWWGRSAKLDSLILKAVPRTERITALSAGKLDLAEIDRSVADRIALAVRDARSGQGGQPLTHGPGAGITPAAALKSWALAHGSDEEQAEVVQAAREKNQQAIARYAAEQNALGKFVVRKSLEPAYTQLSLNGESGPLADERVRRAVARALDRQELAETVLKPLGLPAKPPGSHLALAGQAAYADSSDALGDQDAKEARALLADAGWVPGGANKKPAGTKAGSEPGEDAEKKDAEKKDAEKKDAEKKDDAEKKDEEKKDEEKKDEAAKAGSSGPQADVASDEGLYIVGDDKPGGQENGTVLAPAPAAALHGVALLRQAEALEAAADSAAEDKGRTAAKPGKGVAGAYAPIGTAAPPGPAAAPQALGKDGKALDLRFVLPSGPGSESLRAVGEKIVRMLDAVGIRTTVTKVADDSFFKDHIASGEYDLALYSWPASAFPATDARPIFAKPEPASDGSLLVEQNYARVGTDRIDQLFDQAVATLDEEEARALVRQADARIWAAAGSIPLYQRPQLVAARSTLLNAGAWGFEAPRYQDIGWKKPGTSKGAERNTKK is encoded by the coding sequence ATGTCCCAAGTCGGCGCCCCTCGCGGGACATGCTCCAGGAGCCCCCGCTCCCGCACGCTCCGCTCCGTCGCCACCCTCAGCAGCGCGGTCCTCGCGGTGTCCGTCCTGGCCGGCTGTAGTTCCGACGAGGAGGCCGAGCAGGCCCCGGCCGCCGCACAGGACAACGCCCCCGCGGCGCGCGACAAGGTCGCCGACGGCGGCACCCTGCGCTGGGCGGTGGACGCGATGCCCACGACGCTCAACGCCTTCCAGGCCGACGCCGACGGAGCCACCTCCCGTCTCGCCGGAGCGTTGCTGCCCTCCCTCTACACCCTCGACGCACGCGGCCGGCCGCGTCTCAACCCGGACTACCTGGAGTCGGCGAAGGTGGTGGAGACGGAACCGAAGCAGGTCGTGCTCTACAAGCTCAACCAGCAGGCGGTGTGGAGCGACGGCCGGGAGATCGGCGCCCCCGACTTCGTCGCGCAATGGCGTGCCCTGAGTGGCCGGGACACCGCGTACTGGACCGCCCGCAACGCCGGCTACGAGCGGATCGAGCGGATCGAGCGCGGCAAGAACGACCTGGAGGTGCGGGTCACCTTCGCCAAGCCCTACGCCGACTGGAAGGCCCTCTTCACCCCGCTCTACCCCAAGCAGGTGATGGGCTCCCCGAACAGCTTCAACGACGGCGCGCGCACCACCCTGAAGGCGACCGCGGGGCCGTTCGAGCTCAAGAAGATCGACGGCAAAGCGGGCGAGATCACCCTGGTGCGCAGCGCCCGCTGGTGGGGGCGGTCCGCCAAGCTCGACTCGCTGATCCTGAAGGCGGTTCCCCGGACCGAGCGGATCACGGCACTGTCCGCAGGCAAGCTCGATCTGGCCGAGATCGACCGGTCGGTGGCCGACCGCATCGCGCTCGCGGTGCGTGACGCCCGTTCCGGGCAGGGCGGTCAGCCGCTCACCCACGGTCCGGGCGCGGGTATCACGCCCGCCGCGGCCCTCAAGTCCTGGGCTCTGGCACACGGCTCCGACGAGGAGCAGGCCGAGGTCGTCCAGGCGGCGCGGGAGAAGAACCAGCAGGCCATCGCGCGGTACGCGGCCGAGCAGAACGCGCTCGGGAAGTTCGTCGTCCGCAAGTCCCTGGAGCCCGCCTACACCCAGCTGTCGCTCAACGGCGAGTCCGGGCCGCTCGCCGACGAGCGCGTGCGGCGTGCCGTGGCCCGCGCCCTGGACCGGCAGGAGCTGGCCGAAACCGTGCTCAAGCCGCTGGGACTGCCCGCGAAGCCCCCGGGCAGCCACCTCGCGCTGGCCGGCCAGGCGGCGTACGCGGACAGCAGTGACGCGCTCGGCGACCAGGACGCCAAGGAGGCGCGGGCGTTGCTCGCGGACGCCGGATGGGTGCCGGGAGGCGCGAACAAGAAGCCGGCCGGGACGAAGGCCGGCAGCGAGCCGGGGGAGGACGCGGAGAAGAAGGACGCGGAGAAGAAGGACGCGGAGAAGAAGGACGCGGAGAAGAAGGACGACGCGGAGAAGAAGGACGAGGAGAAGAAGGACGAGGAGAAGAAGGACGAGGCCGCGAAGGCGGGGTCCTCGGGGCCGCAGGCCGATGTGGCCTCGGACGAGGGGCTCTACATCGTCGGCGACGACAAGCCCGGCGGCCAGGAGAACGGCACCGTTCTCGCTCCGGCGCCCGCCGCGGCTCTCCACGGCGTGGCGCTGTTGCGTCAGGCGGAGGCCCTGGAGGCCGCCGCGGACTCCGCCGCGGAGGACAAGGGGCGCACCGCCGCCAAGCCCGGCAAGGGGGTCGCCGGCGCCTACGCCCCGATCGGCACCGCCGCCCCGCCCGGACCCGCCGCCGCCCCGCAGGCCCTCGGCAAGGACGGCAAGGCGCTCGACCTCCGCTTCGTACTGCCCTCGGGCCCCGGCTCGGAGTCGCTGCGGGCGGTCGGCGAGAAGATCGTCCGGATGCTCGACGCGGTGGGAATCCGGACCACCGTCACCAAGGTCGCGGACGACAGCTTCTTCAAGGACCACATCGCCTCCGGCGAATACGACCTGGCCCTCTACTCCTGGCCCGCCTCCGCCTTCCCCGCGACCGACGCCCGGCCGATCTTCGCCAAGCCCGAGCCCGCGTCCGACGGTTCCCTGCTCGTCGAACAGAACTACGCCAGGGTCGGCACCGACCGTATCGATCAGTTGTTCGATCAGGCGGTGGCCACCCTCGACGAGGAGGAGGCCCGGGCCCTGGTGCGTCAGGCCGACGCACGGATCTGGGCCGCTGCCGGATCGATTCCTCTCTATCAGCGCCCCCAACTGGTGGCCGCCAGGTCCACCCTGCTGAACGCCGGCGCCTGGGGCTTCGAGGCCCCGCGCTACCAGGACATCGGGTGGAAGAAGCCCGGAACCTCCAAGGGCGCGGAGCGCAACACCAAGAAATAG
- a CDS encoding fumarate reductase/succinate dehydrogenase flavoprotein subunit: MTQVARQEWDVVVVGAGGAGLRAAIEARERGARTVVVCKSLFGKAHTVMAEGGIAASMANVNAHDNWQVHFRDTMRGGKFLNQWRMAELHAREAPERVWELETWGALFDRTADGRISQRNFGGHEYPRLAHVGDRTGLELIRTLQQKVVALQQQDHKETGDYEARLRILQECTVTRVLKDGSGQVAGTFCYERETGRFFVLEAPSVVLATGGIGKSFKVTSNSWEYTGDGHALALMAGAPLVNMEFVQFHPTGMVWPPSVKGILVTESVRGDGGVLRDSAGRRFMFDYVPEVFKEKYARTEEEADRWYENPEDNRRPPELLPRDEVARAINAEVKAGRGSPHGGVFLDVSTRMPAEVIRRRLPSMYHQFKELADVDITAEAMEVGPTCHYVMGGVAVDSDSAAALGVPGLFAAGEVAGGMHGSNRLGGNSLSDLLVFGRRAGLHAAAYAAAYTARTGRVSAPESEVASAASAALAPFGAADGVPEADGGRGGPAENPYTLHQELQQTMNDLVGIIRREAERAEALKRIAGLRARARRAGVEGHRQFNPGWHLALDLRNMLLVSECVARSALERTESRGGHTREDRPSMERRWRPVNLLCRAVADDGPGEAAVTLERTRTEPIRPDLLALFEKDELVKYLAEEELDT; encoded by the coding sequence ATGACACAGGTCGCACGGCAGGAGTGGGATGTGGTCGTGGTCGGCGCGGGCGGCGCCGGTCTGCGCGCCGCGATCGAGGCCCGCGAACGCGGCGCCCGTACCGTCGTGGTCTGCAAATCCCTCTTCGGCAAGGCCCACACGGTCATGGCGGAAGGCGGCATCGCCGCCTCCATGGCCAACGTCAACGCCCACGACAACTGGCAGGTCCACTTCCGCGACACCATGCGGGGCGGCAAGTTCCTCAACCAGTGGCGGATGGCGGAGCTGCACGCCCGCGAGGCCCCCGAGCGGGTGTGGGAGCTGGAGACCTGGGGGGCGCTCTTCGACCGCACCGCGGACGGCCGGATCTCGCAGCGCAACTTCGGCGGTCACGAGTACCCGCGCCTCGCACACGTCGGAGACCGGACGGGACTGGAGCTGATCCGCACACTGCAGCAGAAGGTGGTGGCGCTCCAGCAGCAGGACCACAAGGAGACGGGCGACTACGAGGCCCGGCTGCGGATCCTCCAGGAGTGCACCGTCACCCGGGTCCTCAAGGACGGCTCCGGGCAGGTGGCGGGGACCTTCTGCTACGAACGGGAGACCGGCCGCTTCTTCGTCCTGGAGGCGCCGTCGGTGGTGCTGGCCACCGGCGGGATCGGCAAGTCCTTCAAGGTGACGTCGAACTCCTGGGAGTACACCGGTGACGGGCACGCGCTGGCACTGATGGCGGGCGCGCCGCTGGTGAACATGGAGTTCGTGCAGTTCCATCCGACCGGGATGGTCTGGCCCCCGTCGGTGAAGGGCATCCTGGTCACCGAGTCGGTGCGCGGCGACGGGGGCGTGCTGCGCGACTCCGCGGGCCGGCGGTTCATGTTCGACTACGTCCCCGAGGTCTTCAAGGAGAAGTACGCGCGGACGGAGGAGGAGGCCGACCGCTGGTACGAGAACCCCGAGGACAACCGGCGCCCGCCGGAACTGCTGCCGCGCGACGAGGTGGCGCGGGCCATCAACGCCGAGGTGAAGGCGGGACGCGGCTCCCCGCACGGCGGCGTCTTCCTCGACGTGTCCACCCGGATGCCGGCGGAGGTGATCCGGCGACGGCTCCCGTCGATGTACCACCAGTTCAAGGAGCTGGCGGACGTGGACATCACGGCCGAGGCCATGGAGGTCGGGCCGACCTGCCACTACGTCATGGGCGGCGTCGCCGTCGACTCGGACTCGGCGGCGGCGCTCGGCGTGCCGGGGCTCTTCGCCGCCGGTGAGGTCGCCGGCGGCATGCACGGCTCCAACCGGCTGGGCGGCAACTCGCTCTCGGACCTGCTGGTGTTCGGCCGGCGGGCCGGGCTGCACGCCGCCGCGTACGCCGCCGCGTACACGGCCCGGACCGGGAGGGTGTCCGCCCCGGAGAGCGAGGTCGCCTCGGCCGCCTCGGCGGCGCTCGCCCCGTTCGGTGCCGCGGACGGGGTGCCGGAGGCGGACGGGGGGCGGGGCGGGCCCGCGGAGAACCCGTACACCCTCCATCAGGAACTCCAGCAGACGATGAACGACCTGGTCGGCATCATCCGGCGGGAGGCCGAGAGGGCCGAGGCCCTGAAGCGGATCGCCGGACTGCGGGCGCGGGCCCGGCGGGCCGGGGTCGAAGGGCACCGGCAGTTCAACCCCGGCTGGCACCTGGCCCTGGACCTGCGGAACATGCTGCTGGTCAGCGAGTGCGTGGCCCGGTCGGCGCTGGAACGGACCGAGAGCCGGGGCGGACACACCCGGGAGGACCGGCCGTCGATGGAACGACGGTGGCGACCGGTGAACCTGCTGTGCCGCGCGGTGGCCGACGACGGCCCCGGAGAGGCGGCGGTCACTCTGGAACGGACGCGTACCGAACCCATCCGTCCGGACCTGCTCGCCCTCTTCGAGAAGGATGAGCTGGTCAAGTACCTCGCCGAGGAGGAGCTCGACACATGA
- a CDS encoding succinate dehydrogenase/fumarate reductase iron-sulfur subunit encodes MSGYDARFRVWRGDARGGELTDFTVEAHEGEVVLDIIHRLQATQAPDLAVRWNCKAGKCGSCSAEVNGRPRLMCMTRMSLFDRSETLTVTPLRAFPIVRDLVTDVSFNYAKAREVPAFMPPADVAPGAYRMRQQDVERSQEFRKCIECFLCQDTCHVVRDHEENKAAFAGPRFLMRVAELDMHPLDAAREEGLDRRRAAQEEHGLGYCNITKCCTEVCPEGIRITDNALIPLKERVVDRTYDPLVWLGARIGRRKS; translated from the coding sequence ATGAGCGGCTATGACGCCCGGTTCCGGGTGTGGCGGGGCGACGCCCGCGGCGGAGAGCTGACCGACTTCACGGTGGAGGCGCACGAGGGAGAGGTCGTGCTGGACATCATCCACCGGCTCCAGGCGACCCAGGCACCGGACCTCGCCGTGCGCTGGAACTGCAAGGCGGGCAAGTGCGGCTCCTGCTCGGCCGAGGTCAACGGCCGGCCGAGGCTGATGTGCATGACCCGGATGTCGCTCTTCGACCGTTCGGAGACCCTCACCGTGACCCCGCTGCGGGCCTTCCCCATCGTGCGCGACCTGGTGACGGACGTGTCCTTCAACTACGCGAAGGCGCGCGAGGTCCCGGCCTTCATGCCGCCCGCGGACGTCGCTCCGGGCGCCTACCGGATGCGGCAGCAGGACGTGGAGCGCTCCCAGGAGTTCCGCAAGTGCATCGAGTGCTTCCTGTGCCAGGACACCTGCCATGTGGTCCGTGACCACGAGGAGAACAAGGCGGCGTTCGCGGGCCCCCGCTTCCTGATGCGGGTGGCGGAACTGGACATGCATCCGCTGGACGCGGCGCGGGAGGAGGGCCTGGACCGTCGGCGCGCCGCGCAGGAGGAACACGGGCTGGGCTACTGCAACATCACGAAGTGCTGCACGGAGGTGTGCCCGGAGGGCATCCGGATCACCGACAACGCGCTGATCCCGCTGAAGGAGCGGGTCGTGGACCGCACGTACGACCCCCTGGTGTGGCTGGGCGCGCGGATCGGGCGACGGAAGTCCTGA